The Coprococcus phoceensis genomic sequence TAGGAATTGGCTTATTTTTGTATTTCAGCGAAATTCATTGCTTTTAACACATCTAATAATAATTGTACATATTGACCAAAAGAAAATAAAAACGAAAAAAATAATAGAAAAATCAGACAATCCTTGATATAATGGAATTAATTGAGACAGGCAGATAGGATTGTTACTATTGAATTAGGCAAGACCAGGGTAGACTTTGAATGAGAGAGGGATACTTTGGTCTTTTTTAGCAATTCTGTGTAGAAAAGGAAAGGAGATAAAGAGGAGAATGAAAAAGAAACAGGTTGTAAGTGGATTGCTGGCAACGGTTATGATAGCAAATATCGCTTTGGTTGATATGGGACCGGTACAGGCAGCAGAGAACTTAAATCTCGCAAAAGGATGCAATGTGACGGCGAGTAGTTATGAGGTGAGTGATCAGATTGATACATCGCCAGCAAAAGCTGTGGATGGTGATATGGCTACCCGTTGGGGAACTGCACAGAACAAGGCAGATAATGAATGGATTGAAATTGATTTGGACGGTGAGAAGACAGTACGCCAGATTAATATTAATTTTGAGAGAACAGATGAAGCACAGAATATCTTAAGCTATAAAATTGAATTAGAAGAAAACGGAAAATATACAGAGGTTTATAAAAAGACTGCCAAGGCAAAACAAAAAGAAGTGATTCAATTAGATAAGAATCATAAAGCGACAAAAGTAAAAGTAACTGTACTTTCGGCAGACCAGGGAACAATCAACTGGAAGAATGTAGGAATCAATGAGATTGAGGTGTACAGTGAGTTGGTGGAGGTTGCAGATGCGACTCCAAATAAAAATCATATGGCGAATGCGACTGTTACGGCTTCCAGTGTGGAGAAAAATACACAATTTACCGCAGATAAAGTAAAAGACGGCAAGACTGATAAGGCGAATCGTTGGGCGAGTGACTACGAGACACCGACAACCAATATTTGGTTAAATTCCAAATTTGCAGGACTGACTTCTGTGAAAGAGATTAAGATTCACTTTTTGGAAAGAGATGTGGCGCCGCAGCCATCTAATGTAAAAAGCTTTGATATAAAATATATAGATAAAAATGGTGAAGAGAAGACTGCGAAGAGTTTTACAAATACAAAGCAGGGAGAAGGATATAAAAACGAAGTTGTCATTCGACTGGACCAGCCGATTGAGGCAAAAGAACTGAAGCTTTGTAATTTTGTTGCGGAAGCAGCAGAATGGAATAATATCGGAATTTTGGAGATGGAGGTGTATTCCAACGATCAGGCAGAGCAGGGAGCGACTCTGGATTCGGTAGTAGAAGCTATTGAAGCTGAGAGTAAGACAATTGCGGCAGATGTAGATACACTTGAGATGCCTGTAGTTCCGGCTGGTTTTTCGGTAAAACTAAACGGAGCAGATTTTGAGCAGATTATTGGGGATAATGGGAAAATCGTACATCCGTTGACGGACAAGACTGTAAAGGTATCTTATGTTGTAACAGAGACTGCAACAGGAAAAGGGAAAGAAACGAAAGATGTTGATTATATTGTCAAAGGAACAAAGACTCAGGCAGATGGTAAGAATGCCAAACCAACTGTAATTCCGGAGATTCAGGAGTGGTATTCGGACTCGACGGAGAAGATAGCGGTATCTTCCCTAAAGACAGTTACCTATACAGATGATAAATTAAAAGATGTTGTAGATGAGTTTGTAAGTGATTATGAGGATTTCACGGGAATCAAGCTGACAGCGAAAAAAGGCGGGGCTGAGGCGAATGCATTCAACTTTGAGCTGAAAGCGCCGGATGAGCTTCTCGGAGAAGAAGGATATACGATGGATATTCAAAAAGACCGTATCAATGTTGCATCTGTTGACACCACAGGTAACATGTATGGCATGCAGACAATCCTTCAGATGTATAAAGAAAACAATGAGAGATACAATGTTGGGCAGATGCGTGATTATCCTCGTTTTGAGACGCGTGGATTCTTGTTTGACGTTGCTCGTAAGCCGGTTTCTTTGGAGATGATGAAAGAAGTTACAAGAACGATGCGCTATTATAAAATGAACGATTTCCAGGCACATTTGTCAGATAACTACATTTTCCTGGAGGATTACGGAAAGGGCGCTCAGGAAAATGAGGCATTTAAAGCTTATGAGGCCTTCCGTCTGGAATCCGGACTTTCTAATGAAAAAGGGGAGACACCTACAGCGAAAGACTACTCGATCTCTAAGAAAGATTTCAGACAATTTATTCAGGACGAGAGAGCTCTTGGCATGAATATTGTTCCTGAGATTGACGTGCCGGCACATGCAACTTCATTTACAAAGATATGGCCGGATCTGATGGTAAAAAATAAAGTTTCGTCTTTAAATGCAAACAGACCACTGGTAGATCATCTTGACGTTTCTAAGACAGAGACAAAAGAAAAAATCAAAGAAATTTTTGATGATTATACAAAGGGTGACAATCCAACATTTGATAGTGAGACAACCGTACATATCGGTGCAGACGAATTTTTGGCAGATTACAAAGCGTACCGCGGATTTGTAAATGATCTGGTTCCTCATGTAAAAGAGACAAATACAGTGCGTATGTGGGGCGGCCTTACATGGATCAAAGATAATCCGGTGACAGAGATTGATAAAGAAGCTATTGAAAATGTGGAGATGAATCTTTGGTCAGCCGACTGGGCAGATGGAATCGAAATGTACAATATGGGATATGATCTCATCAACACAATTGATAATTTTGGCTACATGGTTCCAGATGGAAGTAAAGCACGTGCAAATGCGTATGGAGATTTGTTAAATGTAGAGCGAATTTTTAATGAGTTTGAGGCAAATAAAGTAAGAGTAAAAGGCGGAGCATACAAGTATGTTCCGGCGGGCGATGACCAGATGCTCGGGGCAGCATTTGCACTTTGGAGCGATAACATTGACAAGAGAGCGTCCGGATTAAGCGAATCTGATTTATACTGGCGTTTCTTTGATGCACTTCCATTTTATGCGGAGAAGACATGGGCTGCAACTGGTAAGGAAAAAGGAAGTGCAGATGCGCTTGCAAAATTAGCAACCGATAAAGGAACAGGACCGAATACAAATCCTTATTATCAGGAAGACAAAAAAGGTGAAAATTACGAAAGCTATGATTTCGAAGATGGCTTAAAAGACGGTTCGGAGAACAAACGTGATCTGAAAGAAGGAAAGAATGCGGAAGTAAAAGAAAACGCATTGGTATTAAAAGATGGCGAAAGTTATGTGACATCACCGATTGAAGAGCTTGGAAATGGAAACCAATTGTCATTTGACATTAAGTTGGAAGAGCCGGCAAAACCGGGTGATATCTTATTTGAGTCTGACGCGGCATATGGAACACACGATATCCGAATTATGGAAGATGGCAAATTAGGATTTACAAGAGAGCTTTACAATTACTATTTTGACTATGAGCTTCCGGTAGGAAAGAATGTAACTATTACAATCACAACCGATCAGCAGAAGACAAGTCTGTATGTAAATGGCGAGTTTGTTGCGGATGCAAAAGGAAAATTCATTCACAATGACATGGTGAAAAAAGAGAATATTACCAATGCCACATTTGCACTGCCGCTGGAAAGAATCGGTTCTAAGACAGAGACAGTCTCTGCGGTGATTGATAATGTAGTTGTATCAGCAAAAGAACCGGAACAGGATATTTATAATAAAGCGGCTTGGACCGGAACAGCAGAGTCAGAGACTCCGACTTCACAAGGTGGTGGAAAAGAAGGTGTCATAGGCATGGCATTTGATAACAGTTCTTCTACACACTGGCACTCTGACTGGTCTCAGGCTACAAAAGACAAAGTTCCGACAAGTGCCGGAGCAGCCGGAACAGGTAAAGGTGCAGA encodes the following:
- a CDS encoding discoidin domain-containing protein, encoding MKKKQVVSGLLATVMIANIALVDMGPVQAAENLNLAKGCNVTASSYEVSDQIDTSPAKAVDGDMATRWGTAQNKADNEWIEIDLDGEKTVRQININFERTDEAQNILSYKIELEENGKYTEVYKKTAKAKQKEVIQLDKNHKATKVKVTVLSADQGTINWKNVGINEIEVYSELVEVADATPNKNHMANATVTASSVEKNTQFTADKVKDGKTDKANRWASDYETPTTNIWLNSKFAGLTSVKEIKIHFLERDVAPQPSNVKSFDIKYIDKNGEEKTAKSFTNTKQGEGYKNEVVIRLDQPIEAKELKLCNFVAEAAEWNNIGILEMEVYSNDQAEQGATLDSVVEAIEAESKTIAADVDTLEMPVVPAGFSVKLNGADFEQIIGDNGKIVHPLTDKTVKVSYVVTETATGKGKETKDVDYIVKGTKTQADGKNAKPTVIPEIQEWYSDSTEKIAVSSLKTVTYTDDKLKDVVDEFVSDYEDFTGIKLTAKKGGAEANAFNFELKAPDELLGEEGYTMDIQKDRINVASVDTTGNMYGMQTILQMYKENNERYNVGQMRDYPRFETRGFLFDVARKPVSLEMMKEVTRTMRYYKMNDFQAHLSDNYIFLEDYGKGAQENEAFKAYEAFRLESGLSNEKGETPTAKDYSISKKDFRQFIQDERALGMNIVPEIDVPAHATSFTKIWPDLMVKNKVSSLNANRPLVDHLDVSKTETKEKIKEIFDDYTKGDNPTFDSETTVHIGADEFLADYKAYRGFVNDLVPHVKETNTVRMWGGLTWIKDNPVTEIDKEAIENVEMNLWSADWADGIEMYNMGYDLINTIDNFGYMVPDGSKARANAYGDLLNVERIFNEFEANKVRVKGGAYKYVPAGDDQMLGAAFALWSDNIDKRASGLSESDLYWRFFDALPFYAEKTWAATGKEKGSADALAKLATDKGTGPNTNPYYQEDKKGENYESYDFEDGLKDGSENKRDLKEGKNAEVKENALVLKDGESYVTSPIEELGNGNQLSFDIKLEEPAKPGDILFESDAAYGTHDIRIMEDGKLGFTRELYNYYFDYELPVGKNVTITITTDQQKTSLYVNGEFVADAKGKFIHNDMVKKENITNATFALPLERIGSKTETVSAVIDNVVVSAKEPEQDIYNKAAWTGTAESETPTSQGGGKEGVIGMAFDNSSSTHWHSDWSQATKDKVPTSAGAAGTGKGADGSIWAEVKFDKGYEINQVLFAPRQDTNSGQVTKASLYIQTEKDGKWVEVAKDKTFAADKSEKAFTFDKQMVYGFKFVATQSNDGWVTVSEFNIADKKVTDKIYTVYVEAETGGKVSGGKDVSAGESVTVTATPDKGYAFEGWYRPNGEKVSEKAEYTFKVNGNTALIAKFEKTGETEDKNITDVEKLDDITVVQGTAFEDLDLPEKVSVTYGKNETAEVDVTWEKGTYNAQECKTYVLEGALTLPEGIANPDGLKAIVKVTVEEKETPVKKYTVSVNVKDSEKAMGTVSMDKEDGVYEDGMNATVTATANEGYEFVNWTDTDGKEVSSSNPYTFAVTANTTLTANFKKMDVKPEAPTAQDILDEIIAGQKVPTVITKGETELVLPKVPEGYKIQITKVNPEGIIALDGTVTTPKKDTDVIVTISVTDPEGKTASADFTVKVKGKNEPGKEDPKDPQNPSKGDTNKKDPSQDKKPVKTGDATAAAGWMLAMTAAGAVVLVRKRNS